CCGGGAGTTCTCACCCATCGCGACGAGCGAATCCTCGACGCCGAGCGCGACGCACATGTCGGCGTACCCCGGGAAGTACGTCGTGACGCGTTCCGGCGGCGCCTCGAAGCGGAGCTCGCCGACCGGCGCCATCTCGACCGCGTACGAGTCGCTCGACGCCGACTCATCGGACGCACCGTCGTCGGACTCGTTCGCGGAGTCGTCGCCCCCGTCGCCCGCCTCGCCGTCGGTCGTCCCCGGAGAGCCGGCGGGGCCGTCACCGGTACAGCCCGCCAGTACGCCCGCGCCGATCACCGCGCCGCCGTACCTGATCGCGTCACGTCGCGTCGGCCCGTCTCCGTCCGCGTCGTTCGACATATGATTTAGGCCACCCTAAAGGAATATATCGCTTTCGAATTTTAGGAGAGCCTAAAACGAGAGTGACACGTAATCGGTCGGGTCGCTCTCGGCTGATTGATCCGGGAGAAAATACAGATATTATATCTAATATGTTCTGAGGTATCTGCTCGTTTGAATCCGCTGTAGCCCGCTTTCTCGTGTTTTAGGTGGTGCGAAAAAGTGTTTTTACGTTGATAAGATATAAGTGGAGCGGGGGCGTACGCCTAACCGTCATGAGCACGCAGAAAGAGACGCGACAGCGCGCCGGCACCGTCGAGGAGAACGCGCTGCGAGTCGAACCGGAGAAGGCCGAGCAGATCGTCGAGGCGCTGAACACCGACCTCGCCGACGCCTACGTCCTCTACCACCAGCTTCACAAGCACCACTGGAACGTCGAGGGGGCCGAGTTCCTCGACGTCCACGTGTTCCTCCAAGAGGTGTACGAGGACGTCGAGGCGGCCGCCGACGAACTCGCCGAACGGCTGCAGGCGCTCGGTGGCGTGCCGCACGCCAGCATGACGACGCTCGCGGAGAACGCCACCGTCGAGCCGGAGGACGAGGACGTGTACGACATCCGCACGTCGCTCGCGAACGACCTCGAGATGATGGGCGACATCATCGAGAGCTACCGGCAGCACATCGAACTGGCGGAGGGGCTCGGCGACTACGCGACCGGCGAGATGCTCCGCGAACAGCTGGAGGACATCGAGGAACACGCCCACCACATCGAACACTACCTCGAAGACGACACGCTCGTCACGGAGTCCGCGACGGAGTAGTCGGGGAACGCACGCCGATCGAGACGCCCGAGACCCTTCAGCGGACGTCCGGCGCCGTCTGGTCGGTCCGACCCGGGAGCGTCGCTTCGATCTCCAGCTCCGGTTCGCCGACGCCCTCGAAGTCGATCTCGAGCTCCACGGGCTCGCCGAACGCGAAGGGGAGCTCCCACTCCTCGGTCTCGATCCTGAGTTCGTCGCCGTCGCGGAGCTGTTCGCCGAGCGCGATCAGGAACTCGCCGGCCTCGCTCGCGTCGAGCCGGTACTCCTGCTCGAAGTTCCGACCCGCGATCACCGTCCGATCGCCGTCCGGCTCGGACGACCGTTCCGGGTCCGAGTCGGAATCGGGATCGGTGGCGGACGGTTCGTTGGACATGTTATCGACTCACGTCGACGACGAGGTCGCTCGCGATCCACCCGTCCGTGTTGTCGACCTCCATGAACACGGACCGACCGGGACGCCCCTCACAGACGTTGATAGCCGGAGTTCGAGTCGTTTCCGATTCGGATCGAGCCTCGATGCTGGACCGCGCGGCCGTTGACATTGCGCCTCTTTAGGCAAACCTAAAACAAAAAGGATGCGGTTGCGGTCAACGGTCGGGAGGGCTCTCGGGGCCGCGAGACGCGCGACCGGGCGCGGGGTCGGTCGTCCGAGGCGCCGTTCACTCGGTCTCGGGCGACGAGACCACCAATTCGTCGGGAGAGAGGTCGGCACCTTCGGACAGGAGCCCGACGAGGCGGTCCGCGACGTCGGGGCTTATCAGCCCCGCCATCTCCATCGCCTCGCGCTCGTGGGCGTCGAGGCCGAGCACCTCGCGGAAGAACCACGAGAGCAGGACGTACGACTCGTGGAGTTTCGCCGCGCGCTCTCGGCCGCCGTCCGTGAGCGTCGCCCCCGCGTACGGCTCCCGGACGACGAGGCCGTCGGCCTCGAGCCGCTGGAGCATCTCGGTCGCCGCGGCCGGAGAGCGGTCGAGCAGGTCGGCGACGCGCCCGGACGGAATCGGAGGCTTCCCCCGATGTTCCGCGATGTACAGGGCGAGAAGGTACTGCGGTACCCGCCCGCCCCCTCGATCGCCTGCTGCGGCCATATTTTTAGGCCAGCCTAACAATATAAACCAGTTGCGGAAGGAAGCCGCTCGATCACTGACGCGACCGAAAGTGGGGCCGTCGGCAGAGCGGACGGAACCCGAGCGACGAGAAGCGTATTCGATATAGCGACAGATGATTTATTCGGCCGCGAACGCCCGAACGCTCTCGAACGAGCCGTCGGCGATAGCGCCGGCGATTCCCTCGATATCGGCGTCTCGGGGGACCTCGTGGGGATACTTCCGACTGAAGTACCGCATGAGGTTCGCGACGTCGCGCTCGAGGAACTCGCGGGCGTTCTCGTGGTCGACGGGGACCGCTTGCGGCCAGTCGAAGATCGTGACGCCGCTCTCCGCGACCGCGACGTTGTGTTCGGACATGTCGGCGTGGACCCAGCCGAGGTCGTAGGCGGTGACCAGTTCGCGGAGGACCAGATCGAGGACCGCGGAGGCCTGTTCGGGCTCGAGTTTCGCGCGCGCGAGCTCCGCGCCGTCGAACTTGTCCATCACGATGGCGTGCCGGTTGTGGTCGACCGGCCGCGGCACGCTCACGTCGGGGTACATCGCCTCCATCGCCTCGTACTCGCGCTCGGCCGCCTTGCGCGCGGTGTACATCCAGGAGACGTGGTCGCGGTCGGCGGTGTACTCGCGCTCGCGGCGCACCTCGCGGAAGTTGGTGTACCCCTCGCGGTGGTACTTCAATGCGAGCGGCTTGAACGACTGCGCCTCGTACACGTCTCCCTCCTTGCCGAACCCCAGGGGCGAGCCCACGCCGTCGATGGTCTCGCGCTCGGCGAACGTGCGGAGCGCCAGGGCGTCGTACCCCTCGAAGGTGAGCTGGTACCCCTCGTACTGGATCGTCTTCCGTTCGATCAGCTCGCGGTCGAGACACCGGTCGATCCGGTAGTCGACCTCCTCGCGCGTCAGGTCGGCGTAGTCGGGGAGCTTGTCCCGGCGGACCCACTCGGAGAACCGCATCCCCTGCTCGACGCCCGAGAGGAGGTAGAAGTCCTCGGGATCGAGCTCCGCCATGTCGCCGGCGACGTTTCGAACCATACGGCCCCTACTCCGGCGATTCCTAAAAGAGGCGCGCGTTCCGCGAGCGGTGTCAATAAATGGTATTCCGCGATAGAAAATGCGGATTTGCCGCCGCCGCGCGAGCGCAACCGCTTTCGGGGCGGCGGGCGGAGAGGCGCGCATGACCGCGCCGACGGGGAATTGGCGGCTGATCCGGGAGGAGGCCCGCCCGGGGCCGATGCAGATGGCGCTCGACGAGGTGGCGGCGGAGACGGCCGCCGCGGGCGGACCGGCGACGCTCCGGACGTACCGGTGGGACCCGAGCTGTCTCACGCTCGGCTACCGACAGGACCCGGAGACGGTCGACTGGGCGTTCTGCGAGCGCGAGGGGATCGACGTGACTCGCCGCCAGACCGGCGGCGGCGGGATCTACCACGACGCGCACGGAGACGTCGCCTACTCGATCGCGGTGCCCGCCGCCGACGTGCCCGGCGAGCTACTCGACTGTTACCACCTGCTCTGCGAACCGGTCCTCGACGCCTTCGACCGCCTCGGGATCGACGCGGGCTACGTCGAGGAGTCGATGCCGGAGCTGTACCACCCCGCCTGCTACCTCCGGGAGCTCCACCCCGCGCACGACGTGGTGGCGGGGTCGAACGGAGCGGACGGCTCGGAGGGATCGAGCGACGACGGCGCGACGGACCGCCGGAAGATCGCCGGCAACGCGCAGTACCGCAAGCGCGACGCCGTGATCCAGCACGGCTCGCTGACGTTCGCCGTCGACGCGGAACGCCACCTCGGCGTCTTCTCCGACCCGCCGGTGTCCCCCGAGGAGTTCCGCGAGCGCGTCGTCGGCATGGACGAGCTGGTCGAGGTCGATCGGGCGGACGCCGTGGCGGCAGTCGAGGGCGCGCTCGTCGCGTGGGTAGTCGGAGCGGACGACAGCGACGACGCCGAGGGCGACGCGGTCGCGCTCGACCGTGACGGATCGTGGTCGAGCGCCGAGCTCGCCCGGGCCGAGGAGCTCGTCGAGGAGAAGTACCGCGACGACGGGTGGGTCCGGACGCGACCGGGAAACGACGGCGCGTAGTCGCCGGAGACGGGGAAGGCGGGACCGCCCGGTTCCGAAGGGGCTTTTTCAGTCGCCCCCGTTGTGGCGGTATGAGCCTCAAGGTCGGCGCGCACGTCTCGATCTCCGGGTCGCGCGCGTCCAACGATCCCGAAACCCCGCCGTACGGAAACATCGCGAACGCGGTGTTCAGACAGAAGCAGTTCGGCGGCAACTGCGGGCAGATATTCACGCACTCCCCGCAGGTGTGGCAGGACCCGGACATCGGCGACGAGGAGGCCGAGCAGTTCCGCGAGGGGACCGAACGCGACCTGGTGGGACCGTGGGTGATCCACACCTCCTACCTCGTCAACCTTTGTACGCCGAAGGAAGGGCTCCGCGAGAAGTCGCTCGACTCGATGCAGAAGGAGGTCGACGCGGCCGCGAAGCTGGATATTCCGTACGTCAACGTTCACCTCGGCGCGCACACGGGCGCGGGGGTCGAGGGCGGTCTCGACAACGCCGCGAGCGTTATCGACGACATCGACGTTCCCGACGGCGTCACGATCCTCATCGAGAGCGACGCGGGCGCCGGGACGAAGCTCGGCGACGAGTTCGAGCACCTCGCGGGGATCATCGACCGCACCGACACCGACATCGACGTCTGCGTCGACACGGCCCACGCGTTCGCGGCGGGATACGACCTCTCGACGTCCGAGGCGGTCGACGAGACGGTCGCCGAGTTCGACGACGTCGTCGGCTTAGAGCACCTCGAGTACATCCACCTCAACGACTCGAAACACGCCTGCGGCACCAACAAGGACGAGCACGCGCACATCGGCGAGGGGCACATCGGCGAGGCCGGGATGGAGCGGATCGTCAACCACCCGGACCTGGCGGACGTGCCGCTGGCGCTGGAGACGCCGACCGAGAACGGGAAGAGCTTCGCGTGGAACATCGAGCGCGTCCGCGAGCTGCGCGCGGAGTGAGTTCGGGGCGCCCGAGCCGTCACGGGAGCGATGCGACGGGGATCCTCGAAATTTATTTAAAATTGTCCGACGCGGATTTATATACTCGGGGCCGTGATCCACGGATATGACCACCACTGAGGCGCTCCTCATCGGTCGCCGGCGCCGCCTGGCCCTCACGATGGTCGGCGGGTTCGCCGGTCTGGTGGCGCTCTCGCTAGCGGTCGCGGTCGTCGCCGAGCGCGCGGGCATCCCGACCGCGGCGGCGCTGACCGACCGGCTCGTGCCGCTCTTGGCCTTCTACGCACCGGCGCCGATCGCGGCCGTCGGCGGGTACGCGCGCTGCGGCGGCCCGGCGTGTCTCGCGGTGGGAGCGGTGCCCGCGGTCGTCTTCGCCGCGCTCGTCGTCGTCGGGACCGTCTTCGGCGTGCCGGGGGTCGGCCCCGGCGACTCCCCGATCGGCGGGGTGACGATGGCGTTCGCCGCGGTCGGGCTGACCGGCGCGTTCGTCGGCTACTGCGCCGGCGTCACCGCCGCGCTGCTCTCGGACCTCGCCGGGTTCGGGAGCGACGGCGACGAGGAGTGAGAGCCGAATCTCGCCCGGACGGTCGAGTTCCCCACGTTTAATTCGCCCCGCGCCGAACGCGGGGCCGTGCGACGCTTCTCCGCGGAGTACCTCGAACACACCCGGCAGGGAATGTGGGCCGACGGCCGGGAAGCCCTCGCGGACCTCGAGCTGGCGAGTCGCCGCCGCGTGCTCGACGTCGGCTGCGGCACCGGCGAGCTGACTCGCGTCCTCGCCGCGGAGGCGGGCCCGGAGGCGACCGTGATCGGCGTCGACGCCGACCCCGACCTCCTGGCGGTCGCCCGGGAGGAGACCGAACTCCCGTACGTCGCCGGCGACGCGACTCGGCTCCCGCTCCCGGACGACGCCGTCGACCTCGGCGTCTGTCAGGCCCTCCTCATCAACCTCCCCGACCCGACCGCCGCTGTCCGGGAGCTCGCCCGCGTCTCTTCCGACCTCGTCGCCGCGATCGAACCGGACAACGGCGACGTGACGGTCAGTTCGACTGTCGCCGCCGAGGAGCGACTGGAGCGGGAGGCCCGCGAGGCGTACCTCGACGGCGTCGACACCGACGTCGCCCTCGGCGACCGCGTGCGCGAGGCGTTCGCGAGGGCGGGGCTCGAGGACCTCCGGACGCGCCGGTACGTCCACGAGAAGCGGACCACCCCGCCGTACGCCGAGCCCGCGCTCTCGTCCGCCGCTCGGAAAGCGTCCGGGGCCGGGCTCGCCGACCACCGCGACGAGCTGGTGGCGGCGACCTCCGTGGACGCCTACGACGACCTCCGGCGGCGCTGGCGCGAGATGGGCCGCGAGGTGGTCGACGCGATCGGCGCCGGCGAGTACGAGCGCGTCGAGCGCGTCCCGTTCGACGTGACGGTGGGTCGGGTGGCGTAGGCGACCCCCACGGCCGGAAGGTCGAAGTCGGCGGGGAGCGATCCGTGCGACATGCCGGCCGCACTCGTGACGGGGTCTTCGAGGGGTATCGGACGGGCGATCGCGCTCCGGTTCGCAGACGACGGCTACGACGTCGCCGTCAACTACCGCGCCAGCGACGACGCCGCCGAGGCCGTCGCCGACGCGGTCCGCGACCGAGGGCGCGAGGCGGTCGCCGTCGGCGCGGACGTCTCGGACCCCGACGCCGCCGCGCGCCTCGTGGAGACCGCCGCCGACGCGTTCGGCGGGGTGGACCACGTCGTCAACAACGCCGGGATCGACCAGCACGTGTACACCGAAGACCTGAGTCCCGACGACTTCGACCGGGTCATGGACGTCAACGTCAACTCCGCGTTCACCGTCACGAAGGCGGCGCTCCCGCACCTCCGGGCGTCCGAGGACGACCCCTCGGTGACGAACGTCTCGTCGATCCTCGCGCACACCGGGGCGCCGATCGAGTGTCACTACGCCGCCTCGAAGGGCGCGCTCCTCTCGCTCACCCGGAGCCACGCCGGCGACTTCGCGCCCGAGATACGGGTGAACGCGATCGCGCCCGGCCACGTCGAGACGGACATGACCGACGACCGGACCCCGGAAGAGAAGCGCGAAGAACTGGCCGAGATCCCCGTCGACCGATACGGCCAGCCCGAGGACATCGCCGACGCGGCCGCCTACCTCCGGGACGCGACGTTCGTCACGGGAGAGACGCTGAACGTGAACGGCGGGGAGCTGATGCGGTAGGGGCTAGTACTCCGCCAGCCCGGCCTCGATCCGGTCGAACCCCTCCTCCAGCCGGTCGACGGAGTTGGCGAAGGAGAGCCGGAGCCGCCCGGGCGCCGTGTCGCCGAAGCCGTCGCCGGGCGCGAGCACGACGCCGTGCTCCCGGAGCAGGTACTTCGCGACATCGATGGCGGGCGCGTCGATACCGGGGTCGAGGAAGGCGTAGAACGCGCCCTCGGGGCGGGGAGCCGAGAGCCCGTCGATGGCGTCGATCCGGTCGACGACCAGGTCGCGTCGCTCCTCGAACGCGCGGTACATCTCCTCGAACGGCCCCTGCGGGCCGGTGAGGGCGGCGATCGCGGCGTGCTGGGCGACGCTCGACGCGCAGGCCGTGGTCGACTCCCGGACCGTCACCACCTCGTCGATCACCTCCCGGTCGCCCGCGAGCCAGCCGAGGCGCCAGCCGGTCATCGCGTACCGCTTCGAGCAGGAGCCGACCGTTAGCACGTGGTCGGGGTGGCCGGTGACGGCGGCGATCCCCCGGGCCGGTCCGTCGTACGTGAGCCCGAGGTACACCTCGTCGGCGATCACGTACGCGTCGTGCTCGGCCGCGGCCTCGACGACCGCCCGGCACTCGTCGGGGTCGAAGACGCGCCCGGTCGGGTTCGACGGCGTCGTGAGCACGACCGCCGCGGTGTCGTCGCTCATCGCGTCGATCACGCGGTCGGCGTCGAGGGCGAACCCCGTCTCGGCCGGCATGGGCACCTCGCGGAACGTCCCGTCCGCGAGCGTCGCCTGCGTCTCGTAGTTCGGCCACGTCGGCCCCGGAACGAGCAGCTCCTCGCCCGGGGACACCGTCGCGAGGACGGCGAGGTGGAG
Above is a window of Halorubrum depositum DNA encoding:
- a CDS encoding pyridoxal phosphate-dependent aminotransferase, which produces MPTPTDRVRRAERSRIRVMFDLAQRHDGDLVRLEVGEPDFDTPEHVIDAAASAARGGATHYTSNAGLPECRRAITDTLATEYGVEHDPDEIVVTVGGMEALHLAVLATVSPGEELLVPGPTWPNYETQATLADGTFREVPMPAETGFALDADRVIDAMSDDTAAVVLTTPSNPTGRVFDPDECRAVVEAAAEHDAYVIADEVYLGLTYDGPARGIAAVTGHPDHVLTVGSCSKRYAMTGWRLGWLAGDREVIDEVVTVRESTTACASSVAQHAAIAALTGPQGPFEEMYRAFEERRDLVVDRIDAIDGLSAPRPEGAFYAFLDPGIDAPAIDVAKYLLREHGVVLAPGDGFGDTAPGRLRLSFANSVDRLEEGFDRIEAGLAEY
- a CDS encoding amphi-Trp domain-containing protein: MSNEPSATDPDSDSDPERSSEPDGDRTVIAGRNFEQEYRLDASEAGEFLIALGEQLRDGDELRIETEEWELPFAFGEPVELEIDFEGVGEPELEIEATLPGRTDQTAPDVR
- a CDS encoding class I SAM-dependent methyltransferase; the encoded protein is MRRFSAEYLEHTRQGMWADGREALADLELASRRRVLDVGCGTGELTRVLAAEAGPEATVIGVDADPDLLAVAREETELPYVAGDATRLPLPDDAVDLGVCQALLINLPDPTAAVRELARVSSDLVAAIEPDNGDVTVSSTVAAEERLEREAREAYLDGVDTDVALGDRVREAFARAGLEDLRTRRYVHEKRTTPPYAEPALSSAARKASGAGLADHRDELVAATSVDAYDDLRRRWREMGREVVDAIGAGEYERVERVPFDVTVGRVA
- a CDS encoding serine/threonine-protein kinase RIO2, yielding MVRNVAGDMAELDPEDFYLLSGVEQGMRFSEWVRRDKLPDYADLTREEVDYRIDRCLDRELIERKTIQYEGYQLTFEGYDALALRTFAERETIDGVGSPLGFGKEGDVYEAQSFKPLALKYHREGYTNFREVRREREYTADRDHVSWMYTARKAAEREYEAMEAMYPDVSVPRPVDHNRHAIVMDKFDGAELARAKLEPEQASAVLDLVLRELVTAYDLGWVHADMSEHNVAVAESGVTIFDWPQAVPVDHENAREFLERDVANLMRYFSRKYPHEVPRDADIEGIAGAIADGSFESVRAFAAE
- a CDS encoding metal-dependent transcriptional regulator; amino-acid sequence: MAAAGDRGGGRVPQYLLALYIAEHRGKPPIPSGRVADLLDRSPAAATEMLQRLEADGLVVREPYAGATLTDGGRERAAKLHESYVLLSWFFREVLGLDAHEREAMEMAGLISPDVADRLVGLLSEGADLSPDELVVSSPETE
- a CDS encoding lipoate--protein ligase family protein; the protein is MTAPTGNWRLIREEARPGPMQMALDEVAAETAAAGGPATLRTYRWDPSCLTLGYRQDPETVDWAFCEREGIDVTRRQTGGGGIYHDAHGDVAYSIAVPAADVPGELLDCYHLLCEPVLDAFDRLGIDAGYVEESMPELYHPACYLRELHPAHDVVAGSNGADGSEGSSDDGATDRRKIAGNAQYRKRDAVIQHGSLTFAVDAERHLGVFSDPPVSPEEFRERVVGMDELVEVDRADAVAAVEGALVAWVVGADDSDDAEGDAVALDRDGSWSSAELARAEELVEEKYRDDGWVRTRPGNDGA
- a CDS encoding 3-oxoacyl-ACP reductase family protein, translating into MPAALVTGSSRGIGRAIALRFADDGYDVAVNYRASDDAAEAVADAVRDRGREAVAVGADVSDPDAAARLVETAADAFGGVDHVVNNAGIDQHVYTEDLSPDDFDRVMDVNVNSAFTVTKAALPHLRASEDDPSVTNVSSILAHTGAPIECHYAASKGALLSLTRSHAGDFAPEIRVNAIAPGHVETDMTDDRTPEEKREELAEIPVDRYGQPEDIADAAAYLRDATFVTGETLNVNGGELMR
- a CDS encoding deoxyribonuclease IV, which produces MSLKVGAHVSISGSRASNDPETPPYGNIANAVFRQKQFGGNCGQIFTHSPQVWQDPDIGDEEAEQFREGTERDLVGPWVIHTSYLVNLCTPKEGLREKSLDSMQKEVDAAAKLDIPYVNVHLGAHTGAGVEGGLDNAASVIDDIDVPDGVTILIESDAGAGTKLGDEFEHLAGIIDRTDTDIDVCVDTAHAFAAGYDLSTSEAVDETVAEFDDVVGLEHLEYIHLNDSKHACGTNKDEHAHIGEGHIGEAGMERIVNHPDLADVPLALETPTENGKSFAWNIERVRELRAE
- the dpsA gene encoding DNA starvation/stationary phase protection protein DpsA, giving the protein MSTQKETRQRAGTVEENALRVEPEKAEQIVEALNTDLADAYVLYHQLHKHHWNVEGAEFLDVHVFLQEVYEDVEAAADELAERLQALGGVPHASMTTLAENATVEPEDEDVYDIRTSLANDLEMMGDIIESYRQHIELAEGLGDYATGEMLREQLEDIEEHAHHIEHYLEDDTLVTESATE